One Nicotiana tabacum cultivar K326 chromosome 23, ASM71507v2, whole genome shotgun sequence genomic window, TTTTTCAGTTTCTTTGTACCCGCACCCAGTATTTACAAGATATAGGTATATTTGTAGACTGGTTTAAAACCTCCATTTCAATTGTAGTATGACTAATAATATGGACTTTATAATTGGAGTCTTATGTGAATGAAATTTAAAGTGAAGATGTGAATCTTCTAAGAAAATgctaaagtaaaaaaaaaaaaaatggggcAGCCCAGTGCACGAAGTATCTCGCGTTCACGCTGGGCAAGGTGCGAGAAGGGTCGCGCTCCAAGGGAGTGTGATATAGGCAACCTACCTTAATGCATGCAAGTATCAGTGACCGATTCTACGATTTGaactcgtgacctataggtcacacggtgacaactttaccgttgctccaaggctcccttcAAGAAAATGCTAAAGTGTTTAGTTATATCAATTCCTTGATTCCTTTACAGGGATAGTTTATTAAATTTTTGTGCAGTTATGCATGTTGAATTCCTACCGCATGAGTGCATGTCGAGATTATGTCTAATGGTGTTTGCATGTGTTCATATGTTTGGCGTTTGAGTTGTTTGAATAATTagtatatttttctgtctaattttaATTTATCATGCTTACTCTAAGAGAAGTTTCCTCAAATATGGTGTGTGTTTATTCTTTCTTGTATGTATCTTGTTATTTTTCATGTCTGCTTGGTTAAGTTTTCACATTCAAGTTTTAGAATTCATGTTTATAGGATCCTATTAGTATTAAAAGAAATCTGATGTATATTTTAATGAATAGCTTGATCTTATTTCGTGACTCATGCAAGTATAAGGAGAATTTGCTAgagaattattttattatattgaatGGACTAAAGAATTATTTCACTAAGTCAGTATAAAATTCTTGTCTCTACCGGTCCGGAATTAAACCACcatcataatcaagataaattatatttaaacttGTGCTATAACTGTTCTGATGGTTTGTCCACTTTCATCACATTAGACAGTGAACATAAATTGGTAAAAACTTATCCATGCAGGGTGTTTACACCCATCCAATAAACAAATAACACATGTCACATTATTTAACTACAAGTATTAGTCTTTAACCATAGTTAATTACCATGTATTTTCCATATCATCTTAaacaataatattaaaaatacttaataGTGTCTTGAAAAGCTTCGGTCTGTAACGTTAATGAATGACGACAttaatttcttgtttattttcagTGCTCACTGGCCTCTACAAATACAAAAATTAGTTTTCCTTCTACTAGCGTAACTATCATTATTTATGTGtacattttaactttgaaaaatatattaaacaTTTTAAAAGTAACAAAGAAGATTTACTTTAGCATACTCTTAATGGAACACATATGAAGATTAACAAACGAAAAAACTTTACAAAATAGAAATTTGCTTTGCACAGTTATATTGTTTCAGAATTGAATTGTTTTTTCCCTACTAATGATGGATCTTAACAAGACGAAACTTTAGCATACATAATGAGAAGAGTAATCtgcaaaatatatataatagGTTAATATGATTTTGCAGTTCTGAATTTCAGGGTCTAAATGGAGGGTGAAACTTTCAATTGACTCGTCTTTCCTTTATTTCAAGTTGTTCATTAAATCAAGCAACTTGATTTTGGCGAAGGAGATAGTGAAAGTTCTCGTACCATTAAAGGTACTCCTCTTGATGACGCAAAACTTCGGAAGCAGATCGAAAATAAAAGAACGCCATAAGAAGATAggaataaaagaaataagaatcAAGAACTGACGGTAACCCTGATTCTTTTTAACTTATGTTAGTATGACttaattctattttttatttatttaaaataagacTCCTAATAGACCTTATATTGTGTTCTATGATTAACTTAACTACATTAGGTGTAAACATTCGGTGCGGGTAAGTATTTACCATGTAAAGAGGCAACAATAAAAACCATACATGCATACATGtcttttttgctttttaaaaCGAAGTAGCTGATAAacattaggtgctgaaaagcacttttaagtgctgaaactgatttaataaataaacagttacgtgtttggattcaagtgctgaaattgataataagctgctgcagtatttgataaaaaagtgctgataagctctttttctattaaaatgacttaaataaccttataattgtttacacttataagggtgtaatttcttcaaaattttagattctagatcgattcaaatacaaaatattctatttgtcattttattttaaatacaattgtGCTTAAgtaagataatttttatgataaatataatttattttataataagcatataatcataagttataataattaataaattgacaaaagtttctcaataaaaaaaaacctaaataggacaaaatatttgaagagaaacaaacattgtcttcatcaccacAACACTTAGAAAGCAATATATCAAACAATTGATGTCCTCATTTATTACATACAGTTTAAAGATTAATACACAATTACATTGATACCACTATAAAAAAAATAGCATTTAGCGATAAGAGATATTCCGTAGCTAAATAACGACGGATTAGTGATGAAATTTGTAGTTTGTCGCCAAATAAGCTACAAGATAATTCGTATCAAATATAGTGGCGAATTAGCGACAAAAACTTATATTCGTCGCTAAAATTGGCGCTAAATATTAGCGCCTTTATTTTACCTACAAAATTAGCGACGAAAGTTGGGcgacaaaaattattaaaatttagcGACGAATTTAACGTCAAAAAATCCGTCGCAGAATTCATTTTACTTATCAAGGAATTTGAAAGTTATCTGCGACAAAATATTCCGTCGCTAATTtcctaaaataaaatttcattaattattaTTAGCGACAGAATTTTGGTCCGTCGCTATTCCCTTGCTAAATTTCCGTCCCAAAAATGAAATTACCCTAGATAAAATACATTCCAACCATTAGGGCACAAACaccccaatttcttccatctttttttcctctttcttctcttcctcttcttcgaAGGCAGAAATTCTTGGTCCTTAATATTTTTCAGTCGACGCCTCGACGGTCCTCAACAAACGCTGAGACCTCAGCAACGTAGGTCACCATTTTTTAATCTAGTGGCGGGCTGTTTTTCCATTTTTGCAAAGGGGTTTTGTTCTTAGAGGTATGAGCTTGCTTTCTTCTGATCTTTGAAAAATTAAGTGTTCACATTAAGTGTCAAATCTTTGACAATTTCATTACTTTTCTTAtgttaaaaagtaattttttataCCTATCTTACCGTGGTAGGAGGTTATTACTTACCTATCTGAAAAATAGAAGAAACCCTTTGAAATTGTAATTTTTTTGCAGCGAAAATCTGAAATTCGAAGTCGTGTGTTTGCAGATTTCTGAAATTCGAAGTCGTGCGTTGATTTTAGGGATTGTATGTCCTTGATAAGGTAAGCTTCTTTTTGATTTCATCCCGTCTTGCGCTTTATTTTAGTGTTTTCTTTTTAAAGTTTCTCCATCTTTATTCCAGATTTTCTCTACTCTTTGTTATTGTTTTTTCCCCTCGGAATACTATTTTTCTTATTAAAGAGAACTGTTGGTAATTTTATTTGCTTTCAATGAGTTTAAAATTCTGCAGAAATAGCCATGTCTGCCTGTAATTTTGTGTGCTGGAAAAATTTGTTGCGCTGGAAAAATTTTGTGCACTAACGTCAAGTACATGGGTTTTTCCTTGTGTATTCTTGAGTGTTAATGGTCCAATTGATGGCCTTTTTAGTTCATAACTCAATATTTCCAAGAATAAACCATGTTAGAATTAGTAGAATTTTGTCAACTAGCCAAAGTGTTAATTGATTGTTTCCATGATTGTTCTAAGCTCAAAATTTGTGAACTAGAGGTCTACAGTTCCTCTCTAATTTTTGGACCCTGTTATCTAGAATGTTCAAGCTTCTCTGGATTGTTAGTGCTTTCTTTGGTCTACATTGCCATCTGACTAGGATGTAGGACCTCACAATCGTCTTCCATGTAGCAATGATTTCTTCAAATCTATAGTGCTGGATGCCTGAGTTCACTGCAAACTTAGTAAAAAACAAGATCATTTTTTTAATTTGAGATAGTTAAGAAGGATAAAATTTCTGACTTGACTGTCTTGCCCATATGAGACCAACTATTGTTAGATTTTCCTCCTCAAAATGTATTCTCCTTTCCTAGGAGAACTGCTTTTGAGCTCCTTTGACTTTGGAACATCAATTTTCAGCATGGGACGTGCCAATGCGATCAATTTCTTTATAGCAATTCGTTCAGTTTGGTATTTGAAAAGTAATATTTTTAAGAGTTGGTAGTGTACAATATTTGGTCTTTGTCTCATTTCCTTAATAAAAATGCGATTGAAGTTAGAAAATTCTCCCAGAAGTTTGTGCTGACCTTCCATAAGAGATTTTAGGTGTTGATTTCTTTCTTGCTAGCTGTTGAGCTTTCTGTTTACAAGAGTGCCACCTTTCTTGGTGACCTAGCTATAAGCTAATCTATTTTCTTGGATGATAATATCTTATGATCTTTTTTACACCGTCCATGTCTACTTACTTGACCcatattctctttttctttttcatatatCTAGTTCACTTGTACTTTTTTCCAAAAGCAGAAACTATATTTCTTACTTTGTCACCTTTTCACTTTTACATAAACTTTTATGGTAAACTCTTGTTTAATATTAGTATCTAACAAAAGCGTAATCATTCTACATTTTCTGAAACTGAGCCATAATTAAGTTAGATAGAGTAGTGAAGGCTCACCTGAGAATTCATGACATAAGCTCACCTACACCAATCTGTCGTTAGGAAACTTTTGCTGATAATTTTGTACTAGTTTCTTGGTGGCTAGCATTCGTTCTTGTTAGTAATGCACACTTCATTTCATTTGTGTTGTCGGGTTATGGCGATTAAGAATTGGGATGATCTTCTTGTTGTGGAACTTGTTAACTGATATTTTTGTAAATTGTTGAATGATTGCATTGTGACTTGATTCCTTGCAAAACCGTGGATTCATGATTATAATGATTCATGATTTAGGTAGCCTAAGTTCCTTTGGAGTTGGAGAAAGTAGTCTGTATTGGTTTTTTCTTAAACTGGTGCTCCAGTTGCATATTGTCCTTCTTACATTCTCTTTTAGGCTTCATGTCCTTGAGAGTTAGTAATTAAGTTATTTGTAACTTAGCACCTTCTTGGAAGAACAACTTAGGCCATGAGTAACCAGATAATACATATGGTATTAAAGACTACAAATAGTGTATTAGTGTGATGCTTAGGACTTGTGCTTCAGTACTAGATTGACGTTGTACTGCTAAAAGTGTTGGGATGGTATATTGTTTGGTGCTTGTTATTGTTAAAAAAAACTGGGATGGAATTATTAGTGGGATGCATAGGACTTTCTGAAGTGGGATTACTGTAGTCACGGCGAGTTACATTTATGTAACCGTTTTTTAAATGGAAATCATATACTCTTCCTCTTTATACATTCTGAAATCTGCTTCTGCCCATATATAAGTTTCAGGCAAATGTTTCACACTTGTTAAGCTTCATGTGCTAGGCTACCCCTTATAGTAAGTATGCAACATTGGAACTTATTATTTTTATAAGTCTATGGGATGCAATGCTAGGTGAATATGTTGTTCAGTCTTCACATAATCTTTACCTTTTTGAATATGTTGTTCTCTGAATTTGTATTGTCTGAAATGATCATTAAGGTTCCCTTTATTGAGGTTCAAAGGTAATACTTACTAGTTTTTTCTTTCAACAGTATACTGCTGAAAGTGCTGGGATGGTATACTGTATTGTTATTTTTGAATCTTTACCTTTTTGAATATGTTGTTCTACTAGAATGTGCTTGAGGCAATCTAGTTTGAACTCTCCTTGAGCCACATCTACTTCATCTTCTGAATCTAGCTACAGAATTGAACTAATAAATCAGAATACTACTCTAACTAGTCACAATCTGATTCTGATAAATCAGAATCTAGCTCTGTAGACTAGCATGAGTTATGGGTTTTAAAGGGGTTGGTTTTCTTGGTGTTTCAACAGTATGCATATCAGTTTTGAGCATTTGCTTTTGTTGCTCTATCTTCTTAATTGAATAACTTTTGTATAGGCTGTTAAAAAGGGTCGAGATCCAACACCAAGTGAGTTGTATCTGCACGTCCATACATATGGTAATGATGGAAAATCTTTTGTTGCTGAGAAATCCTGAATCGTACATGTAAGAtaactttttaaataattttattgactttactttcatatattttttcattttgtaaattgAATGCTCAATATTATTTAGTCTTTTTATTTCACCAATTATTAACTCTTCTATAGAAAAAATATCAGGAGATATTATAACAACAAACACAAACTCAATCTGATATTGATCAGTGTAAAGCATATTATCAAGCCGCgggaggagaaaagaaaagaagagtataTGGTCTTGGATCTCAAGCAAAATGCTACTACGAGCCAAATCTTCATGGCTCTTTTGGATCTAATGCTACATCGTCAGCAACACCTCCAAATGCTCAATCAACACCGACAAGGAATATGGATGAGTTAGTGATGCGATTGATTCCTGCACTGACAGATCATATAGTTCCTGTAATCGTTGAGCGGGTACGCGAATTAGTTTTCTTACCCTCGTATCAGCCAAATACTGATCTTACCAACCACCCATTAGATGTGGCACCTGCAGTTCCTACATCTTATATTGCTGCTAACATTGATGAGGTTCATGCATTGGGTTCTGATGATGACCGTAACTCTCCAGCCTCGCATAGTTAGCCTACTTTGTTTGGACTTTATTATTGGTCCTTGTAGATTTTTTGTACTTAACGATACTGTTATATGCATTATGCTATATATTTTGGACCTTGTTGAATATATtgttaatttatattaatatcaGTAATTTTTTATTAAGTGTATTTAATAGCTTTTATGTAATGTGCTTGAACAGAgtacatttaaaataataaataaaaagaattttaaaaaatcagtaatatattaaaaataaattagcgACGGATACTTTTCGTAGCTAAAATTATCGCGTAAAATTTAATCTTGCGACAAATTGGCGACAAAAGGTTTTTGTTGCAAAAAGCAGGTAGAATTAGCTATAACACGTCTAGCGACGGACGATTTCGTCGCTATAAGAACAAACGACGAATTTTGTTATGTATTGCAGCGACGAAAGATGTCAAAATAGCGACAGAAACAAGCAATATAGCCACGGTTATTTTCCTCGCTAAACTTTGCTACATATATATGTCGTCGCTCCGTCGCTAATTCTGTGACGGTTTGGTATTTTTCGTCGCTATAAGCCTAGCTACGAGCATTTTAGGGACAAACTTGAATCTGTCGCTAAAAAACTGTAGCGACGGAAAACATTGATTTAGCGACGGAATGCGGCCGTCACTAAACGTTGATATTTTGTAGTGTACAAATATGCAAAGGAATACTGGATTCTCTTATCTTAAATAGTCAATGAGAATTGCAGACTTGAAGAGGCGGGGGGAGGGGTTAGGTTGAGTTGGGTTGAAAAAATACTTGAGGCAATGATTATCGATGTAGGGGTTTTGTTCTAAATaggaatattttaaggataaaatagtaaaaattttggtcaaacttaaagtgcttataagctaaaaattcataagctgggagtgaccaacttatgacttttggcttattttgaCTTATAAACACTTGGGTTATAAGTACTTTTAGCTTTACCAAATGCGTAGATAAACCGAAAAATATttataagctagtttgaccagcttataagcttagccaaacaccctcttaacCTTTTGTGTATAAGATAAAATTCTATACACTAAATTATCCGGTGGACACACGAAAGAAAAAGTCAAGATGATCCAACATCTaaattatatatacataaaaaaatgtTGACTCTATATATCTATTTAGTGCAATTTACTGATGAAAGGAATTTGGATGAACCTGTTTTGCCCTAGCTCCGCCCGTGATTAGAGATGGGGTTTATCTAGTCCAGTAAATAAGCGGAGTgtggaataaatttttaaatatccTCAACTCTTTGATTTATAAATTCATGAATCGTGATTCATCATCTTCCCGTCTTTagattcttttttcctttttctttctgcaTCTTCCATAGCCATAGCTGAGGAAATATTACTTGCATTTCGGGGTGAAAATTTAATTAGCTACACAGTGGTTTTATAAAGTTTTATACAAAATTCTTAGATGCTTGACTATAGTATTTGCCttttggtccaaaataattgttagatgagaaagagaaagaaaatttagGAGTAAAGATGAAGAAGATAAACCCTGGCTCAGAAAGAAGGAAAGGaaacaagaaaaataagttaaaaaatgaacagaaaaaataaaaagcgccgttgccggggatcgaACCCGGGTCACCCGCGTGACAGGCGGGAATACTTACCACTATACTACAACGACCTTATTGGTAAAGtagcatatttaattttatttaacaGGTCCCTCTATTAGTTGCCAATCAATTCAGCTCTGTCTAACTCTTTGTATTCATCCCACTATATTAACACTTATATTTCATTTCGATGCTAATTTTTCTTTTCTAGATTTTAGAGCTACTTTAGTATAGTTGATTAAAAGTGGCTCATAAGTATTAAGAGTTTCAAAATACTTTTAAGTGtcaaatataattttataaattaatatttatgtgCTTAAATAAAAGGGGTAAAACTAATAGTAAGCAGTAGGATAATTTGTTAAAAAGAGTACTAACTTCGTGGCTGTTGTTTAATACTATGGGGCCTTAAAATTTGTTCGCTTATCTGAGTTAAGCTTACTGCTTTTACAAGATGGAAATCTTACAGAAATGTCTCAAATAAGTCCCAATTTACCGACCTCTAATCATTAATTATATACTTACCCAAACTAACCAAGCtcgtataaaaaataaaaactcaaataaataaggttctttctatCCAAGAATCATACGCAAAGATCTCCTTCCGTATTTTTAGGCATTGATTAGCAATATTAGATGTAAGACGAAAAGGAAAtatcatggatgaggtagcaaataaggtaataaaatacaaatatatataagtgttacaccctgtgcgtcccaaggtgacgtaatgaatatgagacatgttaatcatgatttaaataattttaaagtcatgatatgactatatatgatgtttggatagaaaatatgaagtttgagaaaaatcggattaaagttgcggaaacaccgactaaggatttgccatgtaacagagctttttgagaaatatattttgtgtgctatatgaggtctttttttgacatattatacataaaattgaaggtcttggaatgtagtttccaaagCACTTAatcgttcattcatacgacacccggataaaaagttataagcGTTGGAGGAAGGGCCAATCAAAAGGTGCCAAGTATCACCTTTATGACTTTTAAAATAATTGGGATATTTGCATTCCATCTCGTCTTTTTCTCCAATTTTCTAGAGAGCTCgcccaaataacacccctaaccTTACTCTTAAGCTCTCTATAAGAGCTTTAGACAATATTATCATCCCGGGCACtgaatcaagaagcgataacattaaaacgatccctacgatgtaagtatcgctatatcgcctctctttttctttgtggtttgagttttggaaggtacttcatagttaagaaaatgtgtactttctgtatttaagtgtttaaatatcaaggaaggttgataaatttatttcctaatagttataactcacgggacggtgatcgaaagccgtgagttcgagctATTTGACTTGTAATGGATtattttgtgggctgtttcgtgttgcctttgggctgtatatttttctactgtttaatggagttttggaggataaatggtgtggagaaacaccacataatgacggaatggtgggctggtcgttcatcGTTATCTTATTttaagttgtttgacactactttggttgtcgttttatgtatgaagtgattaggatgtatggactgttttgtggtatgttatgatggagataaggttgaaAAATTATGCTcacatgttgttattattgtgttcttgttgttgttggtatatggtattggaggagggcctagttacaggggagatgctgtccaAATTTATGTAAACGCactactagtttaagttgtggACTTaacctttactcagcactgattttgaatctccttatgatgtGGTAGATTGAAGTGAGTTGtttgaataatttttttgaaGGTATTAAGGATTCAacagagttaaggtatgttaaggctatccctcatTTCCTTTTGAAATTATccgtacgatacaaacgaaacgagcaaatacacaactttcataaatgactctattcatagaaatacttaGGATGTCTATACTCTTGATTcctcatgtgaattattattatatcctctgttcatgggtctcagaaaatatgtatttgacaaagtttgtccgaaaggcatactgattttatgatattcgagaaatcttattaacgtatttcttatgcatttcatgcgtttatacatgtacattgaccaatgaccagaagatgttatatacgcgtatattataagtatatgggatatgaaaaaaggttaaggcgttatatagcaccaccacctgatcagctggtatacgttgatgattttgcccacagtggccgagatgatatgatgggatgccctcagaagctTGTTGATGTTAtaaacgcatatacctatgcatggtatgacatttatacgcacatgcatcattataaattttcatgattcacagagctattcagaatttcaggttgagttctttactctatgtttctttcatgtcttttatatactattgccatgccttacatactcggtactttatttgtactgacgtccctttttgcctggggacgctgtgtttcatttctgcaggtcccgatagacaggttgagaatTCTCCtagtaagctatcagctcagcagaaggtgtttgtgcattccacttgctctggagttacctaattggtcagtatgatttgaatatgtattgtttTGGTATGGCGaggctctgtcctgacctttatgatatttatgtactcttagaggcttgtacacATATGTCATGTATACTGATACTGGTATGACCTTATAGGCCaatacgtcatatgtataagtcagtatatcaagttgggtcaccctatactgagtatttccttatgttttattctacttatcttacGACAGCCTCtctggtttgggtcgtgacaataagattccaaaaatctaagcaaaaagggATATTTTTCAGTGGATAtggttgaaattaattaaaaacatatagatgagtcaatttacaaaatttgaggaagattggaggtgatttggtatcaaaattcatagttaaaatcgagttcaaaaattCTTCTGCGGCACATGTATCAAATATATATCACGTATGTATCTCACAAAATGTGATacatatttgatacaaatatgatacatatttGATACGGATATCATTTTTTTTATGTTCATCTCCTACTTCAAaattcaattcaaaccacctcaaaactccaccaaatcatcccaaaactgagattcaagctccttaagatatACCCAAACTATTCTAATAATAtacactcaaaagaaagcaaaaatttaaccttttttggctataaatagctaattggctaatattggtAATACTTGGTTAATATTAGTAATATATTATGAATTGACCATTTTTTGTAAGGGTAAGAATTATTTACATCCTCcaattttgctttaaaaattaaacTCATCCTTCAACTTACAATTATCATTCTGCTTCTCCTATGAAAGGTGATTTCTCAAAATGCTTATTTAACCCTCTACaatttttatctcttatttttattctttaatttaatgatatttttatattttaattcatGTTATCGACTTACctataaacaaattaaaaataagtagtagtCAAGCATATAAGTTAATGATGTTCAATAGtgaaataaatgagaaaaataaaaattacaataaataatttACTCGTATCAGTAATTTTATTAGTAGCAATCAAAACTCAATCTACAAAATTGAGAATAAAAGAGAGTAAAGTTTTTATAAATTATACAATGTAGGTAATAAGAATTTAATGGGCGAAAAATAGAGgtaaattttataataaatttacaaaaattatttatttacacttacatgaactttaattataatttagaaaaaaatctagtaataacaatcaaaactcaaaaatttatataCACATAGAGAATTGTAAAAGTAGTGGAACTTAAAATCACACACGCACACCGGCATACATTATATgcattttaatatatataatattaaaataataataataataataaagtagcaatatat contains:
- the LOC142177069 gene encoding uncharacterized protein LOC142177069, which encodes MGFKGVGFLGVSTAVKKGRDPTPSELYLHVHTYGNDGKSFCKAYYQAAGGEKKRRVYGLGSQAKCYYEPNLHGSFGSNATSSATPPNAQSTPTRNMDELVMRLIPALTDHIVPVIVERVRELVFLPSYQPNTDLTNHPLDVAPAVPTSYIAANIDEVHALGSDDDRNSPASHS